From uncultured Fusobacterium sp., one genomic window encodes:
- a CDS encoding amino acid permease — MNTKKLNWRTLAMMGFTVVWGFGNVVNNYANQGLTVVISWLLILTFYFLPYALMVGEMGSVFDHKSGGVSSWIGSTYTPMIAYLAGWTYWVVHIPYLAQKPQGALVALSWVFFQNGDMIKNFNPLLLQSIVLVIFLFFLWLSSRGINSLKKIGALAGTSMFFMGILYILLTVAAPSIVGAHSATTNWSLSTFMPKFDFAYFTTISMLVFAVGGCEKISPYVKEVENPNKNFPKGMIVLAASVGMSALLGSLAMGIMFNSGNIPADLKMNGQYYAFKLLGEYYGLGNLLMILYAIANTLGQISALMFSIDAPLKMLIGEGDKNFIPHSFTKTNEYGAPITGYKLTAILVGILIIIPALGIGDMNNLYNWLLDLNSIVMPLRYLWVFLAYIGLRGFMKNRDLMKKATFKLISNDKIATLVGVWCFGFTAFACLMGIFPKNVEVFSSEWIFQITLNILTPIVLIGLGFILPKIARKQNNN; from the coding sequence ATGAACACAAAAAAATTAAATTGGCGTACTCTTGCAATGATGGGATTCACTGTTGTTTGGGGATTTGGAAACGTTGTTAACAACTACGCTAATCAAGGTCTTACAGTAGTTATATCATGGCTACTTATCCTTACATTTTACTTTTTACCATATGCTCTAATGGTTGGAGAAATGGGATCTGTATTTGATCATAAATCTGGAGGAGTTTCAAGTTGGATAGGTTCAACTTATACACCTATGATTGCTTATCTAGCTGGTTGGACATATTGGGTTGTACATATTCCGTACTTAGCTCAAAAGCCACAAGGAGCTTTAGTTGCATTAAGTTGGGTATTCTTTCAAAATGGAGATATGATTAAAAATTTCAATCCACTTTTGTTACAAAGTATTGTACTTGTTATTTTTCTATTTTTTCTTTGGCTTTCTTCAAGAGGAATTAATTCCTTAAAAAAAATAGGAGCTTTAGCTGGAACTTCTATGTTTTTTATGGGAATTTTATATATTCTTTTAACTGTAGCAGCACCTTCAATTGTAGGAGCACACTCTGCTACTACTAATTGGAGTCTTTCAACTTTTATGCCAAAATTTGATTTTGCATATTTTACAACTATATCTATGCTTGTTTTTGCTGTTGGTGGTTGTGAAAAAATATCTCCATATGTAAAAGAAGTTGAGAATCCAAATAAAAATTTCCCTAAAGGTATGATTGTATTAGCTGCTTCTGTTGGTATGTCAGCACTACTTGGTTCTCTTGCAATGGGAATAATGTTTAATAGTGGAAATATTCCTGCAGACCTAAAAATGAATGGACAATACTATGCATTTAAACTATTAGGAGAATATTATGGTCTTGGAAATCTATTGATGATATTATACGCAATTGCTAATACATTAGGACAAATTTCTGCTTTAATGTTTTCTATAGATGCTCCTCTTAAAATGCTAATTGGTGAAGGAGATAAAAACTTTATTCCACACTCTTTTACTAAAACTAACGAATATGGAGCTCCTATTACAGGATATAAGCTAACTGCTATTTTAGTTGGAATATTAATTATTATTCCTGCTCTTGGTATTGGAGATATGAACAACCTTTATAACTGGTTACTTGATTTAAATTCTATTGTTATGCCTCTTAGATATTTATGGGTTTTCTTAGCTTATATTGGACTTAGAGGATTTATGAAAAATAGAGATCTAATGAAAAAAGCTACTTTTAAATTAATATCTAATGATAAAATAGCTACTTTAGTTGGAGTTTGGTGTTTTGGATTTACTGCTTTTGCTTGTTTAATGGGAATTTTCCCTAAAAATGTTGAAGTTTTTAGTTCAGAATGGATTTTCCAAATAACTTTAAATATTTTAACTCCTATTGTACTTATCGGACTTGGATTTATTTTACCTAAAATAGCTAGAAAACAAAATAATAATTAA
- a CDS encoding toxin-antitoxin system YwqK family antitoxin, with product MKRRVENFFNQVLIDGKIFIKGENTPYTGVLICKYSNNELKEEVKYIDGVKEGISKKYYSNGNLKESIEYKNNEIDGEFLEFYPNGILKEYVQFKNNQMNGEWVQYYIDGSIRVRAYFLNGKLNGKRIIYSPTGVVSEIVTFKDNKLNGESIKYYKNGNIQEIKNYKAGELEGNVTYYFENGDIEIKEEYKNSKKNGRYIRYYKNGIINVLGNFKENMLDGHWSLFYENGKLFGQLDFEEGKIVNF from the coding sequence ATGAAAAGAAGAGTGGAGAATTTTTTTAATCAAGTATTAATAGATGGAAAGATTTTTATAAAAGGTGAAAACACGCCATATACAGGAGTTCTTATTTGTAAATATTCAAATAATGAATTAAAAGAAGAGGTAAAATATATAGATGGAGTAAAGGAAGGAATATCTAAAAAGTATTATTCAAATGGGAATTTAAAAGAGAGTATAGAGTATAAGAATAATGAAATTGATGGAGAGTTTTTAGAGTTTTATCCAAATGGAATTTTAAAAGAATATGTACAATTTAAAAATAACCAAATGAACGGGGAATGGGTACAATATTATATAGATGGAAGTATTAGAGTAAGGGCATATTTCTTAAATGGAAAATTAAATGGAAAAAGAATTATTTACTCTCCAACTGGTGTTGTTTCAGAAATAGTGACTTTTAAGGATAATAAATTAAATGGTGAAAGTATAAAATACTATAAAAACGGGAATATTCAAGAGATAAAAAATTATAAAGCTGGAGAGTTAGAAGGAAATGTTACTTATTACTTTGAAAATGGTGATATTGAAATAAAAGAGGAGTATAAAAACTCTAAAAAAAATGGTAGATATATAAGATACTATAAAAATGGGATAATAAATGTTTTGGGAAATTTTAAAGAAAATATGTTAGATGGACATTGGAGCCTTTTTTATGAAAATGGTAAACTTTTTGGCCAACTTGATTTTGAAGAGGGAAAAATAGTTAATTTTTAA
- the hydG gene encoding [FeFe] hydrogenase H-cluster radical SAM maturase HydG gives MREEKYDINFLNEDRINTILDSAKLYSEDKERVEKIIEKAALAEGITPEEAAILLNIKDNDLLNKMFKVAKQIKEKIYGKRIVMFAPLYVSNYCVNNCVYCGYQHCNDKLNRKKLTREELVSEVKALEKLGHKRIVLEAGEDPINCSLDYILQCIKDIYSIKFENGNIRRININIAATTIENYKKLKEAQIGTYTLFQESFHKPTYDRLHLSGPKKDYYYHTTAMFRAREAGIDDVGIGVLYGLYDYKYETVAMIMYANELEKVTGVGPHTISVPRLREASNVTLTQYPHLVNDEDFKKIVAVLRLAVPYTGMILSTREEAEFRDSVIELGISQVSTGSCTGVGGYSEANENTAQFEVGDHRSPMEMLASLIKSGYIPSYCTACYRSGRTGDRFMEIAKSGKINVMCEANALMTLKEFLLDYADDNLKELGSKAILEALEKMPDENFKNKIKGFLKDIENGARDISV, from the coding sequence ATGAGAGAAGAAAAATATGATATCAATTTTTTAAATGAAGACAGAATTAATACTATATTAGACTCTGCCAAATTATACTCAGAAGACAAAGAGAGAGTAGAAAAAATAATAGAAAAAGCTGCACTTGCAGAAGGGATTACTCCAGAAGAAGCTGCTATTCTTTTAAATATAAAAGATAATGATTTATTAAATAAAATGTTTAAAGTAGCTAAACAAATTAAAGAAAAAATATATGGAAAAAGAATTGTTATGTTTGCTCCACTTTATGTAAGCAACTACTGTGTAAACAATTGCGTTTATTGTGGATATCAACACTGCAATGATAAGCTTAATAGAAAAAAATTAACAAGAGAAGAGTTAGTTAGTGAAGTTAAAGCACTTGAAAAACTTGGACATAAAAGAATTGTATTAGAAGCTGGAGAAGATCCTATAAATTGTTCTTTAGATTATATTTTACAATGTATCAAAGATATTTACTCTATTAAATTTGAAAATGGAAACATTAGAAGAATTAATATAAATATTGCTGCTACTACTATTGAAAACTATAAAAAATTAAAGGAAGCACAAATAGGAACTTATACATTATTCCAAGAATCTTTCCACAAACCTACATATGATAGACTACATTTATCTGGTCCTAAAAAAGACTACTATTACCATACTACTGCTATGTTTAGAGCTAGAGAAGCTGGTATAGATGATGTAGGAATTGGTGTTCTATATGGACTATATGATTATAAATATGAAACTGTAGCTATGATTATGTATGCTAATGAACTTGAGAAAGTAACTGGTGTAGGTCCTCATACTATATCTGTTCCTAGACTTAGAGAAGCTAGTAATGTTACTCTAACTCAATATCCTCATCTTGTTAATGATGAAGATTTCAAAAAAATAGTAGCAGTTCTAAGACTTGCTGTTCCTTATACTGGTATGATTTTATCTACAAGAGAGGAAGCTGAATTTAGAGATAGTGTTATTGAATTAGGAATATCTCAAGTAAGTACTGGTTCTTGTACAGGAGTTGGAGGATATTCAGAAGCTAATGAAAATACTGCTCAATTTGAAGTTGGTGATCATCGTTCTCCTATGGAGATGTTAGCAAGCTTAATTAAAAGTGGATATATTCCTAGCTATTGTACAGCTTGCTATCGTTCTGGACGTACTGGAGATAGATTTATGGAAATTGCAAAAAGTGGTAAAATTAATGTTATGTGTGAAGCTAATGCTCTTATGACATTAAAAGAGTTTCTTCTTGATTATGCTGATGATAATTTAAAAGAATTAGGAAGCAAAGCAATCCTTGAAGCTTTAGAAAAAATGCCAGATGAAAACTTTAAAAATAAGATAAAAGGATTTTTAAAAGATATAGAAAATGGAGCTAGAGATATCTCTGTTTAA
- a CDS encoding YifB family Mg chelatase-like AAA ATPase, with protein sequence MNKKVLSSSYIGIESFLVDVEVDISNGLPIFSIIGLGDTAISESKDRIRTALKNSNFKLEPKKIIVNLSPAGIKKEGAHFDLPIAVGIMTTMGFIKDRYNILENYLFLGELSLTGEIKRVNGALNSVIFAKENGYKGVVLPFENYQEASLIRGVDIIPVKNLQEVGEFISKNIIHTIQEKIIPNIPEEEIDFSDVKGQAMAKRALEIAAAGKHNLILIGSPGSGKSMLCKRITTILPPLTEKETIESTKIYSIAGELSEKRPIINTPPFRAPHHTSTPISIIGGGKKFTPGEISLASNGVLFLDELGEFPRSVLESLRQPLEEQVLSISRAQYRVNFKTNFIFLAATNPCECGYAFEPSGRCTCTQTEINKYMKKISGPIMDRIDLHVEMRRLSEEELMSYKPSESSREIRERVIKARTIQKLRFGNEEFCNGNMTQKQLKKYCQLSEENKEYFKKVIQTLEISARGFDKILKVARTIADLAESKNIEKEHLMEALSFRKK encoded by the coding sequence ATGAACAAAAAAGTGTTAAGTTCTAGTTATATAGGAATAGAGTCATTTTTAGTTGATGTTGAAGTAGATATAAGTAATGGATTACCTATTTTTTCTATAATTGGTTTAGGAGATACTGCAATCTCAGAAAGTAAAGACAGAATACGAACAGCTTTAAAAAACAGTAATTTTAAGTTAGAGCCTAAAAAAATAATAGTAAATCTCTCCCCAGCTGGAATAAAAAAAGAGGGAGCACATTTTGACTTACCTATAGCTGTTGGAATTATGACTACAATGGGATTTATTAAAGATAGATACAACATTCTTGAGAATTATCTTTTTTTAGGAGAACTTTCTCTTACTGGAGAGATAAAAAGAGTTAATGGTGCACTTAATAGTGTAATTTTTGCTAAAGAAAATGGATATAAAGGAGTAGTATTACCCTTTGAAAATTATCAAGAAGCCTCTCTTATTAGGGGAGTTGATATTATTCCAGTAAAAAATTTACAAGAAGTAGGAGAATTTATATCTAAAAATATTATTCATACTATACAAGAAAAAATTATTCCTAATATTCCTGAAGAAGAGATTGATTTTTCTGATGTTAAAGGACAAGCTATGGCAAAGCGAGCTTTAGAAATTGCAGCTGCTGGAAAACATAATCTCATATTAATTGGAAGTCCTGGATCTGGTAAATCTATGTTATGTAAAAGAATAACTACTATATTACCTCCTCTAACTGAAAAAGAAACAATAGAAAGTACAAAAATATATAGTATTGCTGGTGAACTTTCTGAGAAAAGACCAATTATCAATACTCCTCCTTTTAGAGCTCCACATCATACAAGTACACCTATCTCTATTATTGGAGGTGGAAAAAAATTTACTCCTGGAGAAATTAGTTTAGCTTCTAATGGAGTTCTTTTCTTAGATGAACTTGGTGAATTTCCAAGAAGTGTGTTAGAAAGCTTAAGACAACCTCTTGAAGAGCAGGTTTTATCTATTTCAAGGGCACAGTATAGAGTAAATTTTAAAACTAATTTTATTTTTTTAGCTGCTACTAATCCTTGTGAATGCGGTTATGCTTTTGAACCTTCTGGTAGATGTACTTGTACTCAAACAGAGATAAATAAATACATGAAAAAAATTTCTGGTCCAATTATGGATAGAATTGATTTACATGTTGAAATGAGAAGATTATCAGAAGAAGAGTTGATGAGTTATAAACCCTCTGAATCATCAAGAGAGATAAGAGAAAGAGTTATAAAAGCTAGAACTATTCAAAAATTAAGATTTGGAAATGAAGAGTTTTGTAATGGAAATATGACACAAAAACAACTAAAAAAATATTGTCAACTTTCTGAAGAAAATAAAGAGTATTTTAAAAAAGTTATACAAACTTTAGAGATTTCAGCAAGAGGATTTGATAAAATATTAAAAGTAGCAAGAACAATTGCTGATTTAGCTGAAAGTAAAAATATAGAGAAAGAACATCTTATGGAAGCTCTATCTTTTAGAAAAAAATAA
- a CDS encoding manganese efflux pump MntP family protein produces MYLLESVLIGVSLAMDAFAICLCQGLLIKENKVAVALKFGITFGLFQMVMPLLGFYIGSIFSDRVSTYGNIVAFVILLMIGINMIRESGEEQCEVIVGIKSLLTLGVATSIDALAVGLSFAMNGEKMIFIPALIIGIVTLIISFLGTTLGNKLGSILGNKAHYLGGTILILLGIKALISNFI; encoded by the coding sequence ATGTATTTATTAGAATCAGTTTTAATTGGAGTAAGTCTGGCTATGGACGCTTTTGCAATCTGTTTATGCCAGGGATTATTAATAAAGGAGAATAAAGTTGCAGTAGCTTTAAAGTTTGGAATAACTTTTGGTTTATTTCAGATGGTGATGCCTTTATTAGGATTTTATATTGGAAGTATATTTAGTGATAGAGTTTCAACTTATGGAAATATAGTAGCCTTTGTTATTTTATTAATGATTGGAATAAATATGATAAGAGAGAGTGGGGAAGAACAATGTGAAGTAATAGTTGGAATAAAGAGTTTATTAACTTTAGGAGTTGCAACAAGTATTGATGCATTAGCTGTTGGATTATCTTTTGCTATGAATGGAGAGAAAATGATTTTTATTCCAGCTCTTATAATAGGAATAGTAACTTTAATAATTTCTTTTTTAGGAACAACTTTAGGAAATAAATTAGGAAGTATTTTAGGAAATAAAGCACACTATCTTGGAGGAACAATTTTAATATTATTAGGAATAAAAGCTTTAATTTCAAATTTTATATAA
- a CDS encoding LysR family transcriptional regulator has translation MTLRHLLIFIEVAKCGKMSLAANKLFISQPTVSQVISELEAHYEVKLFERFPKTLCITEDGKVLLNHAKRVINYYNILEETMKNPSHEMPLQIGATVTIGNRLISPILNKFKEKYEGEKTRVYINNTREIEKRLLSNELDIGIVEGIIKSPHLVVTPVKEDKLVLVCGVNHRLASKNIVALKDILKESFIMREDGSGTRDIFTNFVQAQGYNINIDWEASEPGAIIQGVINNHGITVISECLIENEIKEGKLKILELKGFKWKRMFNLVYHKNKLLSPMLKGFMEEVKEVCKK, from the coding sequence ATGACGTTAAGACATTTATTAATCTTTATTGAAGTAGCTAAGTGTGGAAAAATGAGTCTTGCAGCTAATAAACTTTTTATTTCCCAACCTACAGTAAGTCAAGTAATTTCAGAATTAGAAGCTCATTATGAAGTAAAATTATTTGAAAGATTTCCAAAAACTCTTTGTATAACTGAAGATGGGAAAGTATTATTAAATCATGCTAAAAGAGTTATAAACTATTATAATATCTTAGAAGAAACTATGAAAAATCCTAGTCACGAGATGCCTTTACAAATAGGAGCTACTGTAACTATAGGAAATCGTTTAATAAGCCCAATTTTGAATAAGTTTAAAGAAAAATATGAAGGAGAAAAGACAAGAGTTTATATAAATAATACTAGAGAGATTGAAAAAAGATTACTTTCAAATGAATTAGATATTGGAATAGTAGAGGGGATTATAAAAAGTCCACATCTAGTAGTTACTCCGGTAAAAGAAGATAAATTAGTTTTAGTTTGTGGTGTAAATCATAGATTAGCTTCTAAAAATATAGTAGCTTTAAAAGATATTTTAAAAGAAAGCTTTATAATGAGGGAAGATGGAAGTGGAACAAGAGATATATTTACAAACTTTGTACAAGCTCAAGGGTATAATATAAATATTGACTGGGAAGCTAGTGAACCTGGAGCTATAATTCAAGGAGTAATAAATAACCATGGAATTACAGTGATATCAGAATGTTTAATAGAGAATGAAATAAAAGAAGGAAAGTTAAAAATCTTGGAGTTAAAAGGCTTTAAATGGAAACGTATGTTTAATTTAGTATATCATAAAAATAAGTTATTATCTCCAATGTTAAAAGGATTTATGGAAGAAGTTAAGGAAGTATGTAAAAAATAG
- a CDS encoding FAD-dependent oxidoreductase: MKVLIIGGVAAGTKVAAKLKRENRDHEVVIITKSKDISYAGCGLPYYVGNIIKDQGQLIVNTPEKFAKLTGAEVHTETEAIALDRANKTVKALDLKTNEEKIYTYDKLVIATGARPFVPNLEGIDLPGVYFMRTPEDAINLRADIEAGKIKRAAVIGGGYIGLEVAENLALQDVKTTVIEMAPNILTGFDREFAEFAENHLADHGIMVFSNTKLEAILGEGKVEKIQTSRRAMKVDAVIMSAGIRPNTEFLKDSGIELNPNGTVKVNEYMQTNDEDIYAAGDCVFVKNIITGKDVWAPMGSTANMEGRIVARNINGEKVAYKGVVGTAVAKLPGLNVGRTGLTEKAAKEAGFNPISVVTVADDKAHYYAGASNFFIKLIADKDTLKVLGLQVMGSGAVDKVVDVVVTAISMGATLHDLEDLDLAYAPPFSTAIHPLVHTVNVMFNKLKGAYETITPEEYMNGAAEGYTVLDACLVPTLEGKEYLDLPTITGKLPNHDLDEKMLLICNKGKRAYMVQNRLKYYGYTNTKVLEGGEKFNPINED; encoded by the coding sequence ATGAAAGTTTTAATTATCGGAGGAGTAGCAGCAGGAACTAAAGTAGCTGCAAAATTAAAGAGAGAAAATCGTGATCATGAAGTAGTAATTATTACAAAAAGCAAAGATATTTCTTATGCAGGATGTGGATTACCATATTATGTGGGAAATATCATAAAAGATCAAGGACAATTAATAGTAAATACTCCAGAAAAATTTGCTAAACTTACTGGAGCAGAAGTTCATACTGAGACTGAAGCAATTGCTTTAGATAGAGCTAATAAAACAGTAAAAGCATTAGATTTAAAAACTAATGAAGAAAAAATTTACACTTATGATAAATTAGTAATAGCTACTGGAGCTAGACCATTTGTACCTAACTTAGAAGGAATTGATTTACCAGGAGTATATTTTATGAGAACTCCTGAAGATGCAATAAACTTAAGAGCTGATATTGAAGCTGGAAAAATAAAGAGAGCAGCAGTAATTGGTGGAGGATATATAGGTTTAGAAGTAGCAGAAAACTTAGCTTTACAAGATGTAAAAACAACTGTAATAGAAATGGCTCCAAATATTTTAACTGGATTTGACAGAGAATTTGCTGAATTTGCTGAAAATCATTTAGCAGATCATGGAATAATGGTATTTTCAAATACTAAATTAGAAGCTATCTTAGGAGAAGGAAAAGTAGAAAAAATTCAAACTTCAAGAAGAGCTATGAAAGTTGATGCTGTTATTATGTCAGCAGGAATTAGACCTAATACAGAATTCTTAAAAGATAGTGGAATTGAATTAAATCCAAATGGAACTGTAAAAGTTAATGAATATATGCAAACAAATGATGAAGATATTTATGCTGCAGGAGACTGTGTATTTGTAAAAAATATAATTACAGGAAAAGATGTATGGGCTCCAATGGGATCTACTGCTAATATGGAAGGACGTATTGTTGCTAGAAATATTAATGGTGAAAAAGTTGCTTATAAAGGAGTAGTAGGAACTGCAGTTGCTAAGTTACCAGGATTAAATGTTGGAAGAACAGGACTTACAGAAAAAGCTGCTAAAGAAGCTGGATTTAATCCTATAAGTGTTGTAACAGTAGCAGATGATAAAGCTCACTATTATGCTGGAGCTTCAAACTTCTTTATAAAATTAATAGCTGATAAAGATACATTAAAAGTATTAGGATTACAAGTAATGGGATCAGGAGCAGTAGATAAAGTTGTAGATGTAGTTGTAACTGCTATCTCTATGGGAGCTACATTACATGATTTAGAAGATTTAGATCTAGCTTATGCACCACCATTCTCAACAGCTATTCATCCATTAGTACATACAGTAAATGTAATGTTTAATAAATTAAAAGGAGCTTATGAAACAATAACTCCAGAAGAATATATGAATGGAGCAGCAGAAGGATATACAGTACTAGATGCTTGCTTAGTACCTACTTTAGAAGGAAAAGAATATTTAGATTTACCAACAATAACTGGAAAATTACCTAACCATGATTTAGATGAAAAAATGTTATTAATTTGTAACAAAGGTAAACGTGCTTACATGGTTCAAAATCGTTTAAAATATTATGGATATACTAATACAAAAGTATTAGAAGGTGGAGAAAAGTTTAATCCAATTAATGAAGATTAA